The Deinococcus roseus genome contains a region encoding:
- the trpE gene encoding anthranilate synthase component I, whose amino-acid sequence MQVYYREIHADLETPVSAYLKVASGSTHSFLLESVEGGERSARYSFLGVGAQGKFIARGHNVTLEGAFGNETLFVQDPLALLYEKTIHPEVQIPNGLPAFVGGAVGYASYDVIRLYEKLPETNPDELNLPDVEFMIPDAVVVFDHVKHRLFVVTVRENEEDAQGVLDDLVKKLRAPLSLVPGSEPAAENAEWESNFTKEGYMEAVRKCVEYIHAGDAFQVVPSQRFSAKLTTHPFAIYRALRSVNPSPYLGFIQFPNVTLVASSPESLCKSDGVTIATMPIAGTRKRGLTPEEDLALEKELLADEKERAEHLMLVDLGRNDLGRVAKYGSVKVKDAFRVERYSHVMHIVSTVEAELAAGKTPLHALASTLPMGTLSGAPKIRAMEIIEEVESVRRGPYGGSFGYIALNGSMDMALTLRTAVIANNKVYIQAGGGVVADSDPEFEFNETMSKSAALKRAVEMAEKGL is encoded by the coding sequence ATGCAAGTGTATTACCGGGAAATCCACGCCGATCTTGAAACACCCGTCAGTGCTTATCTGAAAGTTGCCTCCGGCAGCACCCACAGCTTCCTTTTAGAAAGTGTCGAAGGTGGAGAACGCAGTGCCCGTTACTCCTTTTTAGGGGTAGGAGCGCAAGGGAAATTCATTGCCAGAGGCCACAACGTGACCCTGGAGGGGGCTTTTGGCAACGAAACCCTCTTTGTGCAGGACCCCCTGGCCCTGCTGTACGAAAAAACCATCCACCCTGAGGTGCAAATTCCCAATGGTCTGCCTGCTTTTGTGGGAGGCGCGGTGGGTTATGCCTCTTACGATGTGATCCGCCTGTACGAAAAACTTCCGGAAACCAACCCGGACGAACTGAACCTGCCTGACGTGGAATTCATGATTCCCGATGCTGTGGTGGTGTTTGACCACGTGAAGCACCGCTTGTTTGTGGTGACGGTGCGGGAAAATGAAGAGGATGCTCAGGGTGTGCTGGATGATCTGGTGAAGAAACTCCGCGCGCCCCTTTCTTTGGTTCCCGGCAGTGAGCCCGCAGCAGAAAACGCCGAGTGGGAAAGCAACTTCACCAAAGAAGGTTACATGGAGGCTGTCCGCAAGTGCGTGGAGTACATTCACGCCGGGGATGCTTTCCAGGTGGTGCCTTCCCAGCGCTTCTCTGCAAAGCTGACCACCCATCCCTTTGCCATTTACCGTGCCCTGCGTTCCGTGAACCCCAGCCCTTACCTCGGGTTCATTCAGTTTCCCAATGTGACCCTGGTGGCTTCCAGCCCGGAAAGCCTCTGCAAGAGCGATGGGGTGACCATCGCCACCATGCCCATTGCCGGAACCCGCAAACGTGGCCTCACCCCCGAAGAAGACCTTGCGCTGGAAAAAGAACTGCTGGCAGATGAGAAAGAGCGTGCAGAGCACCTGATGCTGGTGGACCTGGGCCGCAACGACCTGGGACGGGTGGCAAAATACGGCTCTGTGAAAGTCAAAGACGCCTTCCGGGTGGAGCGATACAGCCACGTGATGCACATTGTCTCTACCGTGGAAGCAGAACTGGCTGCGGGCAAAACCCCCCTGCATGCCCTGGCCTCCACCCTCCCGATGGGCACGCTGTCTGGTGCACCCAAAATCCGCGCCATGGAGATCATTGAGGAGGTGGAATCCGTGCGCCGTGGCCCTTACGGGGGCTCTTTCGGGTACATCGCCCTGAACGGCAGCATGGACATGGCCCTGACCCTCAGAACCGCCGTGATTGCCAACAACAAGGTCTACATCCAGGCCGGGGGCGGTGTGGTGGCAGATTCCGACCCCGAGTTTGAATTCAACGAAACCATGAGCAAATCCGCTGCTTTAAAACGGGCCGTGGAAATGGCAGAAAAGGGGCTGTAA